The sequence below is a genomic window from Oreochromis niloticus isolate F11D_XX linkage group LG3, O_niloticus_UMD_NMBU, whole genome shotgun sequence.
gtttaaatgtttgaaaacATCATCAAATGCAAACAGGAAACGACACATGACAACAATAAATACATAACTTACATAAATTAATTAATAGGACGAGGTATTAgttgtaaaaacaagaaaacacacaaattgTAACAAAATGTCAAGAAGAGGCTTGAAAATCAAAGAATCCAAGAAATTCTTTCAGGTcagtatttaaatgtttttattctcGTGTTGAAGTTTAAGCTTGTTTCATCACACACTCATCTGTCTGTGACATAAACACTGACTTTGACTTAAAGGCAGTGAAAGCACAAAGTCACAAATCGGACTATGACGTTAAAGTCTGAGCATCGAGTCCCAACCAGCAGGAAGTTTCacagtaaatgtaataaattagtTGTAgctttaaaaagtataaatCAGCCTCTTTTCTGTTTATAAAGTGCAGCAGTTACTTAGTGTTCAGCTTATAGTTCAGTTTCTCTGAGACATTAAAGTTAATGTGCTTAATGTGAGCTCCATAAATCCTGTTCCTGGTACTTCACAGTCTACTGGTGATTTTCCaacagttttcattttcattttaatttgtccATCAGAGACACTTTGAGGTCTCACTGAGAGATTTAAGTGCACCTTAACCAGTGAGGTAAAGACTaaataaatattcattaaaCACGCTGACAGTGAAGCAGAGGAGTGTTTCTTCTCCAGGCTGAACTTCACAGTTTTGTATTGAAGGAGGAAATCCATCAGTTTCACTGCTTGATGTTTCCAAGCAGATCCTccagagtctgacagcagccaCTCTGACTGAAGACTTCTGTAAGAAATATTTCCTGTTTAGATCCATTCAAATCAGGCTCACATCCTTTTGTAGGAGTGACTTTATGATGATCTTGGTGCTGCTGGGCCCGAGTGTCACCCTGTGGCTGCTGGTTTGAATCCCCAATCTGACTGAAGATCTACACTTCTAGACTTGCAGTGGTTGTTTTTGTATCTCATCGTCCTTTTGATGCTTCTGCTGAAAGAAGTTGAATAATGAGTCAGTCTGATGGCACAAGAAGGAacaacatgtttgtgtttgtttgcttgtttcttACTTTTAGTTTCTGAAAAATGCGGTGAGAGAAATATGCAGCAAAACCAGCGAGAGCCAAAACTAATAATAAGGTGACAACAATGACGACCACAGGGACCCTGGATCGACCTGCTGAAGTAGAAAAGACAAGAAGGTCaccacaaatacacaaaacccCAAACAGGGATGATGCAGAGAAGAGTTGGACTGTTTTCTCACCATTTGTTGGAGTCGTGTCCTGAGGATCTGGAGTTTGGAAGTTTCTGGGATGTAGTGGTGCCATTGTTGAGGTTTTTGCAACATTTGGATCtaaaagatacaaaaaaaaaaaaaacccagtagAGTTATAATCTGCTAGTAAAACTGAGACTGAAAGTTTGTAACAgtatagaaaaaacacacaaaacaagtaTCAGAGTGTTTGAATTTGAGTTTGGAACCACAAACATCACCAAAACAAATCTTCTCACCGACTACAAGTTCAACAACAGCAGCTTTCACTCTGCTCCTCAGCTTGGGGATAAAGCATCTGTATCTGCCATTGTCTTCCTCCGACACGTTCAGGATCTTCAGTGAAATGTTCCCGTGTTTCATGGCGTCCATGAACAGCTCCGTCCTCCTGAAGTACGAGGCCATCTTCATGTCGGGGACCTCCTTCCTGTCCCTGTACAGGTGAACGTACTCCACTCGGCTCAGCCGGTCCGACGGGTCGGGCTTCAGGTCGGGTTTGGACCACTCCACCGTCAGACCCTGGACATCGAACATGGGCTCCAGGTGACACGGCaggatgacatcatcaccagGAGCGGCGATGATTGGAAGATTTGAACCAATCATCAGAACCTCACCTGGAAAGAGATGGAAAATTAAACCTCCTGAACCCCCACAGACCCCTATAGAGTTACAGACTGAAGACCTGAAGATCATTAACAGCCCCACGAGTCTCTGTGCTTTTATTGTAACATTGTTCTGCACTTTGAAAAAATCAAGTCAAATTTTCAAATGACTGTGTACATCTCCACAACATGTTGGTAAAAGGTAGAGATAAAAGAACTTAAAGTGGAATAACTCAAGGTAACATAGCTAAGAATATTTCAACTCTGGACCAACCAACTATGAACAATTCACATCATAAATCATGACATAGTCCCCTCCCATTAAAGTACATAAGGTGCTACTGGAAGTTAAACGTATATGTAATACTGCATTTGCTTAGTATCGTGTCAGAGTTTGCAGCATTGCTGAGAATGGTTTAACTGCACTGTCTTCATTACATATGAATACACACATCGCAGTCATAGCTTCCGATAACATTTCACTTTTACTGTCCGAATATATGAGCACCCTTCATATGTGTGAACATTAAACCTCTGTACAGTGACCGAACTTAAGAGAAAAAGGTCGGTCATTATCATTGCAGAGGCTGCCTATGGATCGTCTCACGTAAGTAATTCACTGACGGCTGTCAACAGCGACGCATATAAAAGATAAAGTGCGAACAGTGAATTCGGCTTGATCAAAATTCCTTTAATGTGAGTAAAAGTTACATTGTAGCTTTAAGCTAAGAGTAGCGTCTAAGTAAAACATCGGTTTACCTTGAACAGGTGCGATTAAGAAAGCCGAGCACAGGATTAAAGTCCACAGTGGAAAAGCGTAAGAAGACGAACTGAACCAGCGCATAGTAACAAGTGCAGAAGACTAACAGAGCGACTCTGACTTCCTCCGTTCCTCTAAACGACTGCTGAGTGGCTCTCAGAGAGACGTTCTTATTAGACGTCATGTCGTCATGCATTTTTTCCCATTACGTAGAGTGATCTTGGTCGTCATGACTACAAAACAACAACCTTCTTATATAactggggcctgttcttcgtacctcgctaagtaagttagccggatttgaatgttgacgatttcgcgtgatcttggatcgttcggttctccgaagctcatctgggacttgctgtcatagcaacagatccgtaagcgtaaacctgctcgggagcaggtttactttatgtaaacaggattagatcgcggcctctcaggtatgtccgctgcagttatatgaaagcaagagcgatatttcgccactgttttaccataaataaatattatcaatgtaactaaagataatgtatttgattcttttattgatttcatacagatacatacaggtcatttccgaaaaaaagggaaatgtactattaatcattctattacatgtagtagatcatgtcagatgtaattcatattttagagtagtaatagtaaattactacgtgcaatcaagatgacagaccacggctaaaaaagcgaaggtggatttgggaagtctgtcgcagccatgtcctgtccgtttgtacgcgagcaaggaaggtgcaagattgataaggagagtttacagaatttagcgtatattgcgggatagacgggatcctttagctcagcgcgacggtgtgctcatagagagatatcgattctcctgtgagggtattatttactttctctctctctctctctctctctctctctatatatacttactgtactgtatatacttactcccgacttactgtgcatgcttcagtcaccccttgcatgggaacaggtaaaagtgatggagtgttatgtcaaactacacacaaaaaaacccacaatgtcaataaatgtcacagtacaaaaaggggtgtgacgagggggtgcaggaccaccacctgtctttatttgctctgcccttttcttggttgctgttataaacaaacaaacagattatttcagggtctcttgtcatagactaaaagcaatataagtgataaatattaccattctgtagaatattcttatatttcacttttactttttcccatgttctagtgggtcctgttgtggctctaatgtgaaagaggatatgatgtaatataatataatgtggtataatataatatcacatgatataatgtaatatcacggatcacttacgagtttaatttgtcagcaactttctgccagccctctctccttgcttttgcagcctttgcagtgttcccctgcgttttaattaaactctgaaactcctgatatccctcaatcaagagttcttggtctgctgccgtgaaatactgtgcGCACTCCTTCgccatcttcgccgaccaatcacagggttgccgatcaatgtttctactatcgatgcgtagccccttttaagccacccagtgatctcagattacttcatccagctatactaatcgtcaacaacaggtgtgttcggagaaccggattagcgagctcaaagttagcgcgatgatttgatcttggatgtgtcatttgatcttggatgtagtaagcgaggtacgaagaacaggcccctgatcacgcgaaatcgtcaacattcaaatccggctaacttacttagcgaggtacgaagaacaggccccaggtTACCCCCGCTTTCTCCTTTATGTTAATCGCGCATTTTTCAATTGATCCATTTTACAAAGTCCCATAGTTCCAGTTTGCGGCTCTGGGACTGAAGTTTACTGAGTTTGCGCCATGTGTCATGAAACAGTATGACTGAAGCTGTGTTGTAATGATCAGTGACATAGTAGCGTGTAGTATAGTCTATCAGAGTTAGAATACAGCTTAATGAATTTCCTCAAAATTGATTAGGACAAATACCGCAACTCCATTGTTACTCCAGGTCCCAAATCGCTGCACAGTGCATGCctcagcaaaagaaaataatccCAAGATGGAGAATTGAATGTGCAGTCGCATCACACACTGTTAATGACAACGACGATATTTTGAACATTCCAATAATTTATTAGGAAGTAAAAtgtaagagaaacagagaaacacgAGATTATAAGATACCAAAGCAATGTCTTCAAGaatttatgtttgttgtttatttatttacactcCAGTGGTAAAATCTAGACGTGAGGAAATTGTGATGGTTGTGACCCATAATGCACTCTTTGGCCGATTATGTAAGTGTCAGATGATCAAATTAACCACAGTTCACATAGTTGTTTGTTTGGTTATTGAAACTcggttctttttcttcttcttccagctGCCACCTctaggggtcgccacagcagatcatctgcctccatctcacctgATCTCTGCcgcaccaaccctctgcatggccttcactacatccatcaaTCTACTCTGTGGCTCTTCTCTTTACTTGCTCCTCCATCTTCAGCATCCCTCCTTTGCACATCTGAACCTTGCCTCTTTGACTTCGTCTCCAACTCCTCAGTATGAGGAAGTAAAGTCAGCCAAACACCCCGTCTTGTGATTCAGGAACAGTAGCTGACAACTGTCATGATTCAGTCAGGAGTTTGGTATTTTGCAGTTCTttacacaagcaaacaaacaaacgtgtCAGTATCGCTGATTTAAAAGACAACTTTTGAATATGGCCTGTCTCTCTCCACCAAAAGACGATTAATGTAACATAGGTTGCACCGCTTATTTTACAGTATAAAACTCAATAAATATTTACTCTTGTGTGGCGGACCAACACAATTGTTTTAAACCAAAACAGCCTTAAAAATGTACGTGAAAATACTTATATATGTTTGtctcatttccaaataataTGGATCaacattcaaaaataaaattgatATTCATTAACATgacatgtgttttgttttgtttttttaagaaagtATGGAGTTGAAATAACATCCCATTAAGAAAGTCCCATCATGTTCCTTTtggtaaacatttaaaaacactacaCATGGTTTACTAAAAGACATTTACACAGCAGAAATTTCTTAACCCTGCTGTATCAAGTGTGTCAGATTTGATTTGAGTTTTTGAGACCTCAgcatcatcagtgtgatttttttttcccacctgaAAAACCTGATGTGTACAGTAGGACACATGCAGTGCTACTGTGAGCTATAAATGGCATAAAAATGCAGAAAGTTAGAAAAAATGATAGAAATGAAAAACTTATGAATGTAAACTGATATTCAATTTCTctcttgctttaaaaaaatgacaaaagttTCAATAAACACtattaaaaaaggaaatttaTGGCAAATATTTTGTGGTTCAGGTTTTCGAAGGTTAATGCAAACATGCTCACTGTGAAACTGATGTAACCACATGTAGGGTGTACAGTGTAAAAACCCTTTCGTCAGGaatcaaataaagaaaacaggaTGTTTGTGCAGGTGGGGGATCTATATTAATACTGTAACAgctgtgcatgtggtgtttccGTGCTGAGCCATGTGATTAGCCTGTCAACGTTCCATATTTCCGTAAATAAGGAAATACttgatgataagctgtgtttttattttaaatgaaccTTTTTGTCATTGAATTCATTGTACATCAGCTGGTCGGCCTTCTAAATGTCCCTGCTGATATCTTTTTGCACTCCTGCCTTGAAATCATTAAAATCCTTTAAATATGTCACCACTTTGAGTGCACAGATGTTGTTGAAAAGCTTCAGCAGGGCTGGATCTACTTTGCCAAAGCCATGTGGGTATCTTGGGTGGGACATGATTAGCAGAGTTATAAACTGCAGGTTGCTGGTTTGAGTCTGTGTTGAGATGCTGACATCTCTCACATgataataagaaaaacaaacacttttactaaactCATTAAAAATACCGATTTTTTTTTAGTCCACATGTAGCAGCTGTATGAAGGTTATTTCAAGCTGAAGAACAGCTGGAATCAACATCTGCACATAGCACGCATCTGATGGAAAAGTTAAGGCAGGAGCAGCGTGACAGGTCCTCTGTCAGCAGTGTGCAGCCAGacagaaaatatataaatgatcATGTGAGGTAGTGATTCTCAAAGTTGGACCCTCAGCTGTGTGTGAGGGTAGGGCAGACGGGGGATACATTCTGGGAAGGTGCTGTTATGTTGTTCACGCAAAACTAAAACAAGATGCCAACAGGTAATACGACGGAAAACACACTAACGATTGCTGAAAAAACTCAAATGACACGCAAAAAGATCAGCAGCATGATACAATCCAGAGAGCAGATAAACAACCAGGTAAGGAGTGTTAAATCTCCCTGAAATTCTCATAAAAACCTAAAAATCAAACAAGTCAAGAATTATACATTGTTTCAAATTCACTCAGCTATCCATTGTCAGCCCACTGCCCACtgtcacaaacacattttttaaatctcttacTCTACAAAAATACTTTATATATAGTTTACTTAATACTGTATATAACACTGTACTGTAAAATTTGTGTTGTCTTTTCAAGTATACAGTATCAGATTGGATTTTTGTGTATCATAAGACAGCCATGGAGTTTGATGCCAGTTAGAAGAGGAAACAAGTGAAGGGAGAGCCAAGGAGTTCAGAGTGGAAGTTGAAGAATGTTTCATAGAGTTCAGATATGAGTTGAAAAAGGCTCTGGGTGGTAGGGAAGAGTTATCAGTGAGGGGCTAAAGAAAAAAGACTGATAGTGGTTGTATGTAAGAAAAGGATCAATTACATTAGCGATATACAGATATTCaaagtaaatgtaataaattagtCATTCGTTTTAAACTTAAATTTCTAAACTGAAAAACAGACCTCACAAAATGTCTTTTAAGTACAAGTGGTTAAATGAAGGAATGACTATATTAGTGTGCACACACATCTGACAAAGTGCTGGAGTACATGAACACAGTAAAGGAGGTCTTTCTGTACTTCAAGTCATCAACTTGTAGTTCAGTTTTCACtgagtagaaaaaaacaaaacaaaaaaacacgtGAAGTAACAAAAACAATCGGATCTCATCAAATGTGCTACCAAACACTGCATTTGCACAATACAGTCAATAGAACAAAAGATTTCTTAATATGAACTCCATAAGtcctgtttttgtcacttcAAAGCCTGCTGATGCGTTTACAATCGTCAGAATATCCACACGGTGTGATGTGTAGTGGACGCTGGGATAATCCTGGACAACCTTCCAAACCAAACAGCCTTGCTGAATCTATCATTTTACGTAGGTGATGTTTTCAAAGCACACTGGCCAGCACTTGATCACAGTCACAGCTAAAGCTagataataaataattaaataaataaatacaataaaaatacaaaagctATTATCTACTGGAGCTACACAATGAGACCACATATTAAAGATATGTTGAAACCAGCTGATCATACTGCATTTCCAGTAACTCTAGAATTAATTACAAGAAAACAGAGTATAATGGTTTAACTGTAACCTGACATTTCAAACTAGGCAGGGAGGGTTTTTCCACTGACCAGAGCTCTTTATAACCACCAGGAAACAAACCTGGAATTAATTTTTAACCTTGAATAAAACCTTCAGTGTTTTCCACAGTGAAATGTTTTAACCAAAAAGAGTCTATGGGGGAAACACTTTGGAAAACATTACCTCCTCATAGGCCACATTTAAATCCAAGAGCCATTGCTTTATTGCTTCACAACCCACTTACATTTGAAATTTCCCTGTTATTCATTTAATCtaaatataaaatgagtttAGTGTTACGTTTTGCAGAGTACTGCAACACTTTATTTTGGAATTGTTTTCGGGCTCTATAAATGTACTTCACTCAGGTGTTCAGGTGAGGCGTCAAGATTCAAACCCAAATCAGACTCACATCCTTTTGTAGAAGTGACATGATGATGGATCTTAGTCCTGCTGGAACCGAGTGTCTCCCTGTGGCTGCTGGTTTGAATGCCCAACCTGATTGAAGATCTAGGAACTCTCAGAGCTCCACTTACACCTAACAATACCAAATCCAGTAAGATGGAATTGTTACTGTTATCTTTGTGTCTCATCATCCTCTGGTTGCTTCTGTTGAAAGATTTTGAATAATGAGTCAGTGTGACGACACAAGAAGCAACAataagtttgtgtttgtttctttctgtcttacATTTAGTCTTTGCTGAAGAAGGTCAGAGAAACATGAAGCAAAAGCAGCGACAGCCACAACTGATATAAAGGCAAAGATAACAACGACCACAGAGACCCTGGACCGACCTGCTGATGTAGGAAAACGTTTTACTAAAAATATGCCTCAAATGGAAATGATGTAGAAGAAAGTTGGACTGTTGGACTCTCACTATTTCTTGGAGTCGTGTCCTGAGGATCTGGAGTTTGGAGGATTTTGGGATGCAGTGGCCTGTCTGTCGTTAGGTTTTTAGCATAGTTtggatctaaaaaaaaaaaccaacacaccacaaaaacCAGTAGAATAAAAATCTGTTTGtgaaatttggaaaaaaaattggaaatgagtaataaacaaaacaaatcttctCACCGACTACAAGTTCAACAACAGCAGCTTTCACTCTGCTCCTCAGCTTGGGGATGAAGCATCTGTATCTGCCGTTGTCTTCCTCCGACACGTTCAGGATCTTCAGTGAAATGTTCCCGTGTTTCATGGCGTCCATGAACAGCTCCGTCCTCCTGAAGTACGAGGCCATCTTCATGTCGGGGACCTCCTTCCTGTCCCTGTACAGGTGAACGTACTCCACTCGGCTCAGCCGGTCCGACGGGTCGGGCTTCAGGTCGGGTTTGGACCACTCCACCGTCAGACCCTGGACATCGAACATGGGCTTCAGGTGACACGGCAGGATGACATCATCACCCGGAGCGGCAAAGATTGGAAGACTTGAACCAATCACCATAACAGCTGGAAACAGAACGAAAACTAAACCTCCTGAACCCCCACAGACCCCTACAGGGTTACACACTGAAGACCTGAACATAGTTTGAGTTGTTGTGCTTGAGATGACAGGAGTgttttttgcattaaaaaagtCCTTATTTTCCCAAATACTTGGTGAAgagattcagttcagttcagttttatatatatattgtgccaaaatttaaaaaatggtcCTCTCAAAGCGCTTTTTCTGGAGAAACACCAACAATCTGACTCTTCTTATgagcaaccacttgccaacaGTGGAatgaaaaaactcccttttaacaaaacGAAACTTCTcccagaaccaggctcagggaggtgcAGCCAGCTGCTGCGAGTGGTTGGGTCTCAGCTTTAAGCCTTCAGTGCTGAGTAGCAAGTCTCATCACTTGACTTCCATCTTTCAATGATTTCAGTGATTCATGATTTTAAACCGTAATTACATTTGTCTCACTTTTAACCTGTTATAATGTGAGTCTGTGCACTGCAGTAAGCACACATACAACGCTCTGACTTTTCTCTCTATCCCACTCATtggtttaaattaaaaatagcaGCTGTTGCCTGTAGATGAGATGCATGCAGTGTCAGCGGATTTAATAAAGCAGTCAGCTTGTTGTTCTTCTAGCTTCGTATGAATTTTTATTGTTGACAGGAAATACAGAGAACAGCTGCTTCTGGGAGAAACGTCTACAAACTGAAATCATCAAAGCATAAATGATGAGTTCAAGTTACTAAAACATGAGGAGGTGCTGAATCACTAACCTCACAACCAGAAAGAGATGAAGAAGTCACAAACCACTCTGACAGGTTCATCTTTTATAAATCTTTTATAAATCAAATCAACTTATATAAATCAGATAAGACAAATTATTATCAGATTATTTGAAGCTTTCAGCACTGCTTCAGTGTCTggggtttttcttgttttttcccATATTTAATACTGAGAGTCTACTTTATAATACTATAATAAAAGAtactttataataaataaatatgcattTTCTAAATCTAAACCTCGTTTTTTGGcgcttaaaaagaaaataaaagagagtTTTAAGTCAAATATATCTTCAGAAAAACTAAACAGCTATTAGGACTTTGTAATTCTGCTCCAATGTCAATATTTTCCTAATAATAAATCATCTTTCATCGATCGTAACCCGACATCTCTTGCTGTTCTGTACGTTCTGTATGTTTAAGCGTCTATCGGTTGCTAGACAACCATAACACAAAGTCCAGCTTTAAATAAACGCTGTTTGAACTCCGTTAGATCTCAACACAAAGACAGGACACTCATATTCAGATAAGATTTGATTTTTAATGTTCGATTATTTAACGTTTCTTCACATTAAATCTACATGAACGCGCAAACGTGAGAGAAAAAGGGTCGCTCATTACGAGTGCAGAACTTAACGGAgaatcatcatcaagtttgaAGCTTTCTTTACTGTCAGAGTAACTCACTCATAGCTATCATCACTTTCATTAAAACACAGTAAAGTAGTGATACTGAATTCGGCCCATTAAAGTTTCCAAAAATGTAACAGTTACGATGCCGATCTAAACACATACTGATGCTGAGGTTGTTTAGTAAATATATCCGTTTACCTTGAACAGGAGTCCTGACAATGAACTCCGAGCACAGGATAAAAGTCCAGAGAGCAACAATGAAAGAGGGTTTCTTTGAGTCTAAGCAGCAGGTACACATAATAGACGATAACAAATATAGAGCCGCTGTCTGAGTGAAACAacgattcttcttcttcttttttcttttttgtaaagcTACAGTcggctgtttttctgcctcctACTCGCTCAATGATGATGTGCTTTGTGTCTGAACAGTCACGCTGTGCTTGGTGTGATCGGGGCGGGGTTGATTTATACGCACTGCGATTTGATTGGTTAAAATGTCTTTACTAAACTAACTTATTAAAGCGTTACTACCTCATGTCACGGGTCTTTGTCTCCGTTATTTTAGTCTTTGGAGCATAATTAAATCGAGATACCTACAGAAATTCcttccttccatccatccatcttcttccgcttatccggggacaggtcgcaggggcagcagcccaagcagagacgCTCAgatctccctctccccagccacctcctccagcttgtccgagcgaacaccaaggcgttcccaggccagccgagagatataatctctccagcgtgtcctgggtttgccccggggcctcctcccggtgggacatgcccggaacacctcacccgggaggcacccaggaggcatccttgtcagatgcctgaaccacctcaactggctcatTTCTatgagcagcggctctactctgagcccctccctcCCAGATGGCTGAACTTTTCACCCTGTCTCTAAGgcagaggccagccaccctttggaggaagcccatttctgccgcttgtatctgcaatcttgttctttcggtcactacccacagctcgtgaccataggtgagggtaggaaggatctctgctttttgtggacggggtggttctgttggcttcatcgggtgatggcctccagctcgccttggaacggttcgcagccgagcgtgaagcggtgggaatgacAATCAGCACCTctaaatctgaggccatggtcctcagccggaaaatggtggagtgcccactctgggtcagggacgagttcttgccccaagtggaagagtttaagtatctcggggtcttgttcacctACAGAAATTATTTCACGAAATTTTGCATCAGTTACAGTTGCCATAGAAACTCTGGCTCAGCGTCATTTCGGTAATTTGGCGTAGGGAAAACAAATGTATCTGTCAGGTAGAAAGTACTGTCTGGTGCCCTGATGTAAATTACACTGGTGACTTGTAATGTTGACTCAGAGTTTTCATGGATTCACGTTGCAACAGCTGAAAACCTGCCACATCCTTACTGATGCAATCTTGCTTATTGCAGAGTAACAGCATGCAGAAATTGACCTCATTGTCATTTTATCTGTTGTCACGGATCTGACAGTGTTTGCACCATGCTCTAATTCAGCAAGCTCTTTAGAAAGACTCATTCTTTCACAAGATAGAAAGGCAGACTGCGAAGCCAGTGCCTGGTGGTTTTTTATGAAGGTTCTTCCACAGAGTCATGTTTTCAAACAGCTGCAACgtctccctctgtgtatctgtacATCTCTGAACTACTAGGAAACGCTGGCAGATGTGACACAATTTTCAGCGCGTGTCACAGTGTGAAAAGGGGTCAGCGGTGAGCATACAATAAAGGCAGCCTGACACACAATTTTGTCACTGCGCTCTTTGTAAATACCACAATCCAGTTTGCATTGTTACTAAATCTAACCCTGTTTGTCCCGTTACCTTTGATCAATATGTTTTTCTTAAGGAGGTATTGCAGTTGTTGCGACACACTCATGGGCTCACTGTGCCATCAGCTGTTGGGTTCAAATGATTAATCagcctgttttttgtttcatcatttcatcatgagtttgacattttgaaTGCTTCTATTTATATAAACCTATCCAGTGATATTTTAATATGATTTCAGACTGTTTCTAGTTTAAAATGCACATTAATACATATTAAGTAACAAACTGATAAATGAGGATCATTACACAGCAGGGATTTATTTAAATCCCTGTAAAATTGAATTGGTCATATCTTCATACTTTAGACTGTAAGTTTGCCCAGTGTAACTTCCTGTTGTCAGGAATAGCGAGCACTGTGGTCAGTGAATGCTGGAACAGCTgcataatacaataatacattGTTTCTGTACTGCATTTTATTTCAC
It includes:
- the LOC106096485 gene encoding myelin-oligodendrocyte glycoprotein isoform X1, which produces MRWFSSSSYAFPLWTLILCSAFLIAPVQGEVLMIGSNLPIIAAPGDDVILPCHLEPMFDVQGLTVEWSKPDLKPDPSDRLSRVEYVHLYRDRKEVPDMKMASYFRRTELFMDAMKHGNISLKILNVSEEDNGRYRCFIPKLRSRVKAAVVELVVDPNVAKTSTMAPLHPRNFQTPDPQDTTPTNAGRSRVPVVVIVVTLLLVLALAGFAAYFSHRIFQKLKQKHQKDDEIQKQPLQV
- the LOC106096485 gene encoding myelin-oligodendrocyte glycoprotein isoform X2, with the protein product MRWFSSSSYAFPLWTLILCSAFLIAPVQGEVLMIGSNLPIIAAPGDDVILPCHLEPMFDVQGLTVEWSKPDLKPDPSDRLSRVEYVHLYRDRKEVPDMKMASYFRRTELFMDAMKHGNISLKILNVSEEDNGRYRCFIPKLRSRVKAAVVELVVDPNVAKTSTMAPLHPRNFQTPDPQDTTPTNGRSRVPVVVIVVTLLLVLALAGFAAYFSHRIFQKLKQKHQKDDEIQKQPLQV
- the LOC106096485 gene encoding myelin-oligodendrocyte glycoprotein isoform X3, which produces MRWFSSSSYAFPLWTLILCSAFLIAPVQGEVLMIGSNLPIIAAPGDDVILPCHLEPMFDVQGLTVEWSKPDLKPDPSDRLSRVEYVHLYRDRKEVPDMKMASYFRRTELFMDAMKHGNISLKILNVSEEDNGRYRCFIPKLRSRVKAAVVELVVDPNVAKTSTMAPLHPRNFQTENSPTLLCIIPVWGFVYLW
- the LOC112841667 gene encoding myelin-oligodendrocyte glycoprotein-like isoform X2: MCTCCLDSKKPSFIVALWTFILCSEFIVRTPVQAVMVIGSSLPIFAAPGDDVILPCHLKPMFDVQGLTVEWSKPDLKPDPSDRLSRVEYVHLYRDRKEVPDMKMASYFRRTELFMDAMKHGNISLKILNVSEEDNGRYRCFIPKLRSRVKAAVVELVVDPNYAKNLTTDRPLHPKILQTPDPQDTTPRNSRSRVSVVVVIFAFISVVAVAAFASCFSDLLQQRLNKQPEDDETQR
- the LOC112841667 gene encoding myelin-oligodendrocyte glycoprotein-like isoform X1, with translation MCTCCLDSKKPSFIVALWTFILCSEFIVRTPVQAVMVIGSSLPIFAAPGDDVILPCHLKPMFDVQGLTVEWSKPDLKPDPSDRLSRVEYVHLYRDRKEVPDMKMASYFRRTELFMDAMKHGNISLKILNVSEEDNGRYRCFIPKLRSRVKAAVVELVVDPNYAKNLTTDRPLHPKILQTPDPQDTTPRNTGRSRVSVVVVIFAFISVVAVAAFASCFSDLLQQRLNKQPEDDETQR